The nucleotide window ttgggatgtaTGGAGTACTAATTATCATCTAGACGCTTAATAACAATTAGTTGAACTACTAATTAGTCTAGTTGAATTCAAACTgctaatttttactcctattagTAGGGATGACAACGGGTCAGGCAAGGAGATGGTGGAGGAAAAACCCACCCTCGACAACGCCCGTGATATTTGGCTACACCCAACCTCAAAATGATACCCACAAGTGCAATGCCGCACCCGCACCTGTGAGTCTTGGATCACCTGCGAGTGTGTTAATAAGAAGCTATAAAAATATAAATTTTGAGACAAAATAACACATAATTAAAATTATCAGTGTAGGGACCCCCATGGTTTTTGTCGTAAAAAATGAATCGAAAGTTCACAACAACTTAGATCTAGCCTAATACATACTATGTAGACAACACAATCCATACAAATCATCCTAAGTTTAcgtagtgtcggtgcaaaaagtgaccaacaagtaaatatttatcgttttaccatacgttgtgatcggatgtggcctagcacccaATGATACAAGGTTtaactggttcaggcaacgtgccctatgtccagtttgagtcggtcggtgattttattcctgagcccaggtgctcgaagtttgctgtggggttacaaacgagtgagagtaagatgggggtgttagaggtccggtcagactctggacTGAAAGGCCGAGAGTGACGGAAGCTCCTACATGCACtaagtattggaacatatgctctgtgtagctttagagttctagagccgtgaagctgttcgagtgctcagaatatctaaagctagcagagagagagagagtcggaatgaTCGTCTCTCCCTTTTAGGagggagcgtatccccttttataggtgaaggggatggctttacaagttaggagagagagagagagagagcatgtgcgcttcctagtcttgttgctcacgtcatcgggtacaagacagtttgtcgccgcccacaatattgttgatgcctagaggcatatggCAAGCTCCATCGCGTTCTTCTGGTATGACAAATGTcgcatactgtaggacaaatatcggcgcccgcaacactgttcgtgttctgaTATGTCTAGAAGGCTGTAAAGTACCCTTCTAGCATGGCTTGAcagtactatcctataggtgtgcagggtatggtcctcggtattgcggttgacttgagcgccttaccttatttgCTCTGCCTAATTTCTTGGGTACTCatcgagcgggtgtccccggccggtcgttcccagtcggctccgtccgcgccagtcggagaagagccgcaggcagaggttcggtgtattcccgatcggagaagcgggtcggagtcagaagcgagtgtcGCCCCTCtttagccaggccttccgatcggagaagcgggtcgcaGTCGAAAGTGAGCGTCaccccctccttggctaggccttccgatcgaagactggatcgctcttccggcctgtcgttaggtatctgggctggcccaggagttaCGTGTTGTTTGtaatgtcgtctgctgggccaagcttttgctgggaagcaggcccaTTAGAGACCctggatttatgaacccgacacatagaCTTGTATCAAACATTAATTCTAGATCTCTAATTGGAGGGGGAATAGGAAAACATATGTTTCGGGCCCTGCAGGTGAAATATGACACTCGCACATGCACCCGTATCCGCACCCGACCTGACACCATCGTGGGCCCCGACCCGAAGACACGCGCGGATCCGATGTTGCACCTGCGCCCGCGGGAGTGATTCCATCCCTACCTATTAGGGCAGTCACAACCTAGAAACTATGAGATATTTTCTGTACTTACCAAGTCATGTTGACATTACACGTAGAAACTTTATTTCTAGTAGATGATTtctttaaaatattttttttgtctcACCATATATCTTCTCTTTCCTCTCATTTATCTATCACATCTCTTGATATCTTGATTATAGACATAGCTTTTGGTCTTTATATGAGACGGTGCTTAGCTAGTGGATCCAACTTAGCCAATCCATCTTGAGGGCACAAATAATGTATACAGGTGAAAGTAGTCTATATAGGTACGTCCCACGTAATGGTCCTTATTAGTTGTTCATGTACCCCCACAATGTTACGGTCCACATGAACTTTATAAATGAGCTAGCTAAAAATAAAAGAAGCAACTCAACCATTCTTCTCTCTTGCCCCGATGCCTCCCTTCTTTTTCTACGTCTGTCGTGCATACAACGCAGTCGTCCCcatctcttgtgtcttgtgtgtCTACACCTCTCTCCATAGCTCCACCCAATGGAGTCTCAAGACCTTGGATTGACTTCTTTCCTCGCCAAATCAACCTCTAATGGATTGAGATTCTCTAGCGACAAGGACCTCCGAGGAGACATCGTCCAACGACAATCACCTCCGACAAGAGGGCGAAGGATGGGAAGAGGTGCCTCATCCCAGCACCCACCGACGGAAGACATGCACATGGCTAGGTGGTTTCTGGTGGCTGCATCGTCGGCCTCGATGTCCTGCTCCTACCACCGCTACAATAGCGTAACACATAGTTGAATGGTTGTATGCTCAAAAGCTAGGAAGGGATGAGCGTTGGCGGGCTCCCTGTCATCCTCGCTGGCACAACCACTCAAGCGGACGCGTTGCTCCTGAAGCATCCTAGATTTAGAAGGTGGAATTTTTGTTTTTGGTATGGACGATTCAATATAAAGAAGGTCGGTTTTGATGGATAGAGTGTTGATTTGAGTGGGTGTGAACTCGACTCGGTTGTGGTTGCAGCGGCTAAGCCTTACGGCGGTGATATCTGGTGGTGAGCCGATGACGCACTTGCAACATCTCTTTACGTCTACACAAGTGTCGCGGACACAATAATTAATGGACATAGTAAGCGGGTGAGATATAGCCTGAAGAGGGagaaaatatttatatttatatgttGCTTATGACCTGCTTATAGTGTTATTAGTTCCCCTGTTTGCTTCagcttattcagaactacttttcagtcatggaacagtgtttttctctcacaacatttcagcataagcatcaacataagccaaatttcatcaGCAAAGAGGGTAAGTATCTTTAGAAGAAATCTTTTCTATAAAAAACAATTTTGCGGAAATTCATAGCCCAttattaaggccccgtttggcagggcttctccaccggcttcaggagctgtttggagccgttttctaccaaacggggtaaagtaaaataccttcacttgtgaagcccctaaaaacatgctctcacagtgatttggggtgggatggagcaaaaaaaaaagtggcttctcccggcttcTTCTCTAGGCTcttaaaaacatgctctcacaggaaaGCCATTTTatcaaacggtttaccaaaaccgcttcagctccaccggtgaaactgttcatggagctgaagaaaaaaaaatggcttcactaatgaagtgaagccctgccaaacccTAACAACTGCTTTTACACACACTGTGCTGGTGCCCTCAACGGCGGCTTGGCGCTAGCTACCACGCCATGACGCCAGGGCTACAGAAACTGACACCAAATCAAATCAACGCGGACACCCACGAGCGCCAGAGTCCAGAGTCCAGACCAAGCGACAACCAGTCCAGGGCCACGGTCTAGACCCATGATTCTCTGCTTGCCCGCATCATTGCTGCAGCGCCGCCGCCAACGAGGGAAACCGATGCGGAAAGGAAACCCTCAGAGCTGGTCGCCTCTCCTCGTTTCAAATTCGCCGAATCCCTGCGAACGGTCACCGAAATTTCAAAATCCCACCTCCCAATGAGCGGGATCCTCCCCCGTTTCAAATTTCAAACCCACCCACTCCTCACGACTCACACGAGCTCTCCTATCTATCTACACAACCTACAACATCCCAGCCCCTGCCTTTCGTCGAGCGCCGCGGATGGAATGGGACGGCGAGGTCGGCATGAACTCCGTTCCGGATGGCGTCGTGCAGCACATCCTGTCGATGCTCCGCAACGCCCGCGATGTGGCCGCCTGCGCCTGCGTCTGCCGCCGCTGGCGCGACTGTGTCCCCTACCTACCCGTGCTCTTCTTCCCGCGGAACGCCTTCGACGCGGCCAGGGGCGCCGCGGACGACGTCATCGGCCGGATGGTGGGCTCCGTCGCGCGCCTCAGGGAGCTGGTCATCTACTGCCCCTTCTCCATCGCGTGCCTCCCGGCCTGGCTCGCCGCGCGGAGCGCCACGCTCCGGGTGCTCGAGCTGCGGATGGACGGCGCCGCCGACAAGGTGGCGGAAGGTGGGCACCTCGACTGCATCGGCCTGGCTGCGAACCTGGAGGAGCTCAGGCTCTGGGGAGTGTCTCTCACGGCCGCGCCCGCGTGGGGCCGGATGGGGCGGCTCCGCGTGCTGGAGGTTGTCGGTGCGCCGCTGCGGGATAGCGCCGTGAGGGACGCCATCGCCGCGTGCCCCAACCTCACCGATCTGTCTCTGCTTGGCTGCGACTGCTCCGGCACGGTGGCTATCGACCTTCAACTGCTCCAGCGGTGCCGGCTCGACATCCTCGGCGCCAGCAACTGCTCGCTCTTGCTCACCGCGCCTCGCCTGGAGTCGCTCGAGATCCAGGGCTTCACTTGGATCACTCTGCGTGGTGGCCACAGCCTCCGCCTCCTCTCAATTGCCAAGAGCACCGGTGAGCCACACGCATCTCGAATCTTGGTTACTTTTTACTCAATTTATTAGTATTGCCTTGACGTGAATACGTGATGTAAAATTTTGCGACGGGATGATGCAGGGAGGGTTCACAAGGTGGATACTGGGAATCTCCCAGATCTGGATCACCTCTCGCTGCGCGGTGTCCAGTGGAACTGGGCCGCAGTGAGCTCGGTGCTGCAGTGCGCTAGCGAGGTGAAGCATCTAGTGATGAAGATAGAGTTCTGTGGGGACTTGGACGCACTCCAGCCGTTCCCGGAAGTCGATTTGGTTGACTTCTTCGACAGCCACCCCAAGCTCCGCAAATTTGAGATCCATGGTGCCATGTTCGCTGCCCTGTGTCAGAAAAATAGCCTGAAAAATGTGAGTCGGGCTGTCGTTCCTATAGCCGCATTGAAATAGGGTTCCTAATTTGATTGGTATGCTAGACAGATCGATGTGCCATGCTAATTCGTTTGAATTGTGCATGCAGTTGAATTCAAGGTTCCTCATCCCTTGTTTGGAAGAGGTTCTGATCACTGTACGGTCCCCGCTCAATGCTGAACAGAAGCTGAACACTCTCGAGTCGCTTGTGAAGTACAGTGTGAAGCTGCGGACGATGGTCATCAGAATCTCACAGATGAAGAATTGCCATGAAGCTGCTGATGAGTTCTTTGAGGAGATATGTAAGTTCAAGTACATGAACTACAGGAAAGTGCGAATTGAATAAGCGGAGGTGCTGTTTTGATTCTTAAAGTTAATTTGATTGAGGACTCGATTTTTTTTATACCATTCCAGAATAATTTTactgtcattattgatggaggatCCATTTTCAACCTTTTGAGTGGTTTGTTAAGTTTCTTTTTTTTCATCTAGTCTATATATTGAGTACTAGAGGGAGGAGTTGGAACAATTTCATTGAGTATTGTGCCTGCAAATTGTTGTTGTAGCCGTCTTTGTTGCCATAGCAAACATTTCATCTATGAACAATTTCAACCATGAACATCAATGTTGCTTACTGTTCGctatcttttttttgaaggatgtttcttcttattattattattattatgaatTATGACACATTAATTTACTTATCTAGATCTATACATTGGGCAACTGAGACACTTTATTCTGTGGCTGTTTATTTAGCACAGCATTTTGAGTGCTTGTGTGGTCAATGCGGATTGGGTTCTCATATATTTTTGAAAGAGACACAAGTGTTATAACTCCATGAATAAATTTAGAGCCCATATCTAACCAAAATTGCCATCTTTGCCTTCTCTTATTTATGCATTTCTTAATAAAATACTCACATAGATACTCTATAAAGTTTGTCCTTTTGCAACATGCTTTTGTTACCTATTAGAGAATCTCCAAGAGGCACTCTACATGGTCACAAAATTTAGAAAACAAACCCAAAAAAACATGCTCCAATAGACTCTCCATATTTTCTGCTCTCCAAAATCACCTTTCTCGCTTTCCACTTTTGGAGAGGCTACATGGGTCTCTAAATGCAATATATGGTAGTTTTCTCATGAACTTTTCATGCAAGGAAAGTTATGATAAGTTGTTGGAGTATAGTGAACAAAAATCTGAGAGATTTACAAAGAGAATATTTGAATGGCTCTTCGAATAGATACATATAGAGATTAAAATTTGTAGAGGCTCTTGAAGTTTCTCTTATACTCTATATGCCTTCTATCCTCACTCATAATTTTTCTTATTTGCATGATTGCATCACACATTTATGTATGTTAGACATGTGTTTAGTTAATACCTTAGCTTGAGCTATGTTAGCTCTTGTCGCACCCCATCTAGCATGACCAATTTTGATCTTACCTACTAGAATTTGTAATGAATGTTTTCTCATGCTCACCTATAATTGATCCTCTAATGCTTTTTGTACCTTCCGTTCCAGACTTTCTatcccaaacagggccttagatgCAGATCTAGGGGGTGTTGGTGGCTGGGGGTGGGGAGGGGGATCTATTTAAGTTGTTTTCCGTAATGACAAAGATGAGCAATTTATATACGTATTTGGGGCTACTTTTTTGTTGCAACTTGCAAGTTAGCATGGGAGCATAGTATATTGATCTTAGCGTTGCTCATTGAACGATCTGATGTTTCGTCACCGTAGTGCAGCGCGATTTCTAATTTTGTGGAAAGCTTGTAGCAAAAGGGTTGACTTGGGGCAGGTTTTATATCATCCTGCACCTGAATATTTTTGTTCTTGCAATAGGCTTTTTACTGCATTGCTTGTTTTGTCTGTGATGGGGTCTGTTGTATTGCAAGTTGCAGCATGAACATATTTTTTTCGACCTTTCGGATACCAGCTAGTAGTATTTTCATATTGAAACGAGTTGCAGGCAATAGAAGCAAGAAAGCGATATAAAAGAAATGGAAGATTCCAGAGAGTGAATTGATCAATTGATTGAGTTCGTGAGCTGATGGTGTAAGCTTGCCTCACTTGAGACAAATTGGTCGAACAGATAAGAAAATTGTTTTACGGGTTCTCTCTTGAAATCCAAAGGACTGGAACTGGAGAAAAGAAAGCCCGCAACAGCCAGCCTAGACGGCCCTAAGAATTAAGAAAGCTGTGTTTTTTCCTTTTGACGAAAAGGAAGCTCTGTGTTGAGCTTTGGCAGAAGGTGTTTATCTGAAATAGCTTGGGCCGGTTGAGGCCTTGTTCGGTTATCCAGGAATGGGTCTAGGAACCATTCCAGCTGATCAAGGTTATATAAATCAGTGAACCATTCTGGCTGGGAATCGTTCCATGAAATCGTTCTTGATAACCGAACCAGGTTAAAGCTTTATATTTTGGCATGACAACGGAACCTGAAAAGCGAAAGAATCTAGGTAGAACAGGATGTCCTACCAAAATTCCAGAGTAAGCAGAAGGATTTTCGAATAACCATTTGTGCGCTGATGACGTGGCCATGGTGGTAAGCAAGAAATAAAGAAATCGGTTCTCTACCACACCGCATGAAATTTGCGAAACTTTCAGAGAACACCACCATGAAGCAAGTGTTAGTACTATTTAATGGGTATGCATctgactaataaaaaaataaattgtaTATTTGTCCCGTTGTTTATTTTCTAAAACAAAAGACAATGGATACTCCATGGTCTATATCCAGTACGGTTCATCTTCCTAGCTAACTCGACTAGAGCTTGGCTCGAGCACCTCTCATTTAACTCTCTACAGGATTGGACAAAGCTCGGCATGGCCTTCGTGTGGTGTTTCCAGAGCACCTACACTTACCCAGTGAAAGGATGCCTAAGTGGGAGGGCGAATTGGACTAATATAAAGTTCTCACAAAATTAAACTCTATCGCTTAACCCAtctcaccccttgtgcctaaataGTGTTTCTGGCCTACCGCATAAAGTTTTTCAACCTAATCTCAACCCTAGACTAACGTGGCAATTCTAGTAATGCAAATATATGAAAGTAAATTGCTTAAATGTAAAGAAGAAGGGTTAGGAACATGACGATGTTTTTCTAAAgtatcagagagtcgtcactccccactagtcctcgttggagcaccttgCCAGGTATTGCTCCccattgatccgcgcaaggaccaAGTGCTCTCTAGGGATTGGTTCTTCGACACTCCGGCACAgagaatcacccacaactgtTTACACCATGAGTCAggcctctcacaatcaccaccaagagatcaccaagctccacaacaccaccaagtcatctaggtgatgccgatcaacaagagtaacaagcatagaCTCTCACTTGACTTAACTAAGTCTAATGAAAAGAGTGGATGCACAACCCCTAAGCACTAATCGAGTCTTTAATATTGAATTAGCGAATCCAAATCACTCCAATATCCCCAACCTCTCTTGGACACCAACAAGTGTATGTGTATCTTCAGAATGCCAACAGAGTCCACTAGCATGAGACGGAGgtgtatttatagccccaagtccAAGAACTAGCCGTTGCCCCTCCACTCAGAAAAATTATGTGCACCAGGTATATCCAGGGCTGCTATGGTCTTCACACCGGACAACTCTGGTGAAGCTCCAATGAAACATGATGTTGTGAACGTCACATTCAAaacattattttttatttatggtACAACACACGTACAAAATACAATTATCATGCTGTTATTTTTTATTCTCATTGCAACGTATGGGTATAATCCTAGTTAATAATCATTCTTTAAGTAGTCAGTGGCATGCCGGTTGACAATGAGACATCTGTGTTAACTTCAATTCATCAAAGATCTTCCAACCTAATCTCTCGAGAGGTGAGCAACCGTGCCACCTGTTTCACCAAAGAAATTATCAATACTCAACACACAAACTTTTGAGTAGAAAGACGAATTTTAAAAGCATCGTGTTCCGTCTCCAAGGCTCACGGTCTTCTTAGGTTGGTCCTGGTGCTGGCGCTGGCGCGGGCGCGAGCGCTGACGCTTCTGTGGCTCCTGCTTTGTAATAGCGAATAACACGGCTGTTGATTTTCTGAGCCGGCCGTGCATTTGGCTCCACAGATGACTAAATGAGAAATAAACACGGAGAAATGACAAGGGTTTAGGATCACTCAGTGTGaagataaaattcaaaatttagaggaACGTGGTTTCGTTCAGTGTTCTCTTAGTAACCTACATACCTCCTTCACTCGATCTATCGAGTTGATCTCCTCCTTTGGCTAGTATAATACCCGCCCTAACGCTACGGTGACATTTAGTAATCCAAATCAAACAACAAAAAGTGATTTACCAGCATAATACTTATAATTTCAAAAGATCTAGATCCAATATTACAACGGGAACACTGACCTCTTTGCCAAAGACAACTTTATTATCATGGATTCAACAATAATACCATTACAAAACAAGACAAAACTAGAAACAATACTCAGTCTTTGACATGACATATTGGCAAAACATGCACGTTCATGCACAACTTTTTCTCTCTCCACTCCAAACTTCTCAATTCTTAAGCTTTGCAGCTACCAGCCTTCCTGCTGAGCTCATGAGCCATCAGGTTGTACTTGCACGtgtcaacaaaacaaaacaaaaaataaataaagaaaactcATGAACATAGATTGAGAAAATATTTACAATTcatgcaaaagcaatttaaacaaTTTCCAGCAACAAACATCAGCAAGCCTTGCTTGCACGCAGTCACATAGGTCAGCTCTGTAATCCTGCAGTGTAGTTATAAACAGAAGGCCCGAATAATTTTACTACCAAACACAATTAACTACTTTAGTATTGCTGCTGACAACAGCAAGCCGACAACCAAGACAAAACCACTCCAGTATTGCACCCAACAACAGCCAAAAGAAAACTACTCGAGTACTGCACCTTCAACAGCAAACCAGCAGC belongs to Miscanthus floridulus cultivar M001 chromosome 4, ASM1932011v1, whole genome shotgun sequence and includes:
- the LOC136551900 gene encoding F-box protein At1g10780-like encodes the protein MEWDGEVGMNSVPDGVVQHILSMLRNARDVAACACVCRRWRDCVPYLPVLFFPRNAFDAARGAADDVIGRMVGSVARLRELVIYCPFSIACLPAWLAARSATLRVLELRMDGAADKVAEGGHLDCIGLAANLEELRLWGVSLTAAPAWGRMGRLRVLEVVGAPLRDSAVRDAIAACPNLTDLSLLGCDCSGTVAIDLQLLQRCRLDILGASNCSLLLTAPRLESLEIQGFTWITLRGGHSLRLLSIAKSTGRVHKVDTGNLPDLDHLSLRGVQWNWAAVSSVLQCASEVKHLVMKIEFCGDLDALQPFPEVDLVDFFDSHPKLRKFEIHGAMFAALCQKNSLKNLNSRFLIPCLEEVLITVRSPLNAEQKLNTLESLVKYSVKLRTMVIRISQMKNCHEAADEFFEEICKFKYMNYRKVRIE